The genome window AATTGCCTGATTTGATCACAATCATAAATCAAATCCGCTGATTTGATAATATTCACCCAAATTCTGCCCCATCACCTCTTTCGTTTTCATATAAATCGTCTCCTCGTGCACAACTATTCCCACACCAGTGAAGATCTCCACTTAATTTCTTGCATAACTCAAATAATGGAGGCCACAAAGAATATGCTTCTCCTCATTGCTCTAACCTTTCTTCTTTCTTACACAGAAGCAAATCCTTCCGGCTTCACCGTCAACTTGATTCACCGCGATTCGACGCTTTCTCCATATTTCAATTCCTCAAAAACTCCCTACGAAAATCTCCGCAACTCAGTCACTCGCGCAAGGGCTCGTTCGGCTCATTTTTTCACACAAAATCTCGAttcatcttcctcaagtttccaATCTCCTTTAACAGCAGAACCCGCAGAGTATCTCATGAAAATCTCCGTCGGAACTCCACCCGTGGACCTCCTCGCGGTGGCCGACACGGGAAGCGATCTGGCCTGGACACAGTGCGAGCCATGCACGCAATGTTACCAACAGGACACTCCTCTGTTCAACCCCGAGAAGTCTTCTACTTACGTGAAACAAACGTGCGACTCACAAGCTTGTCAGTCTTTATCCACAACTTCCTGTGATGATAACAATAAGTGCTCTTACGAGGTCTCGTAcggagataagtcattcagtaAAGGCGATCTCGCTTTCGAGTCGCTTACGTTCGAATCGACCTCGGGGAGTCCTGTGGTTCTTCCGAATATTTCGTTTGGTTGCGGACATATAAACGGGGGTAATTTCGACAAGTTTACGACTGGTATTGTTGGTCTCGGTAATGGTCCGTTGTCGATTGTGAGTCAGTTAAATGATACGATTAATGGTAAGTTTTCGTATTGTTTGGCGCCTCTGGGCGCGAATGTGTCGAGCAAAGTGAGTTTCGGAAGCAATGCAGTTGTGTCTGGAGACGGGGTCCAAACGACTCCATTCTTTACATCGGATTCGGGCACATTTTACTATCTCGACCTCGAGAGTGTCAGCGTAGGAAAAACAAACGTTAAATTTGAGAAAAAGAAATACACGAGCAATAAGGCCGGGGCTGATGCTGGTAATATCGTTATTGATTCGGGGACGACAATAACGTTTCTCCCGACTGAATTTTACCAGAATTTCGAAAATGAATTCAAGAGTAGTATATCTTCGACTCCAGTTGAGGGAGCGGAAGGTTTCAGCCTTTGCTACCGAAAAGAGCAGGGCTTCGAAGAAAAAGTGCCCACGGTGACATTTCATTTTAGCGGGGCTGATTTGGATTTGGGTGCATCAAACACCCTTTTAGAAGTTGAAGAAGGTGTGCTTTGCCTGGCGATTTCACAGGCTGATGATGATATGATTTCAATTTTTGGAAATGTGCAGCAGATGAATTATTTGATTGGGTATGATTTGGTTAAGGAGACTGTGTCGTTTAAGAAATCTGATTGCACTAATTTGTAGTTGGTTGATTGTATACATTTGAAGATGATTTCatgattctaatatttatagcATGATTTATGACATTTATGATGTTGTGCgtgtattattattaaaaataatatttattgctAGTTGATAATGAACAATAATTATGATCGACCCGCgttacttgttttattttcgGGTTAAAGAGCGTTTTCATCACTAAACTGGCTATGAATTTTCACTTGGGTCATCAAACTTAAAAAGCTTTCAATCAAATCACCTAATAGCATAAATGTTTCACCCGACTCATTAAACACACTAAATATTTCACAACCGTTAAATGTGGTTGACTTTAGACGGTAACCGTTAAATTGTGCCGCATAACGTGACACATCAGCTTCGGTGACTCAGCATCATCTTCAAACCCCTCAGCTTTTGTCATTGTCCATTTCTTTCCATTTCTAATCACCTTCGATGACCTTAAGCCACTGTCAAACACCTATTCACAACCTCCCCTCTTCTTATCTTCCCCAACTCTACTGTACCCTTCCTTGGACCCCCTCTTTCTCTCTTCCCTGGACAACACCACTTCCTTCACCCCTCCTTGCTGCGACCTCAATTTGCAATCATCCCCCAGCCTGCAACGGCGCTGACACGCCACCGGAGACATCGCTACAGCTACCCATTCGTTCCTTCTACATCGCTTCTTTTCTGTTTAATCATGGTGGCACTGCCGCCCTTCCATAGTCTCGGCGATCACTCTACAATTTTCAGCGCTGCACCTCCGATCTCCCTTGTGCCAGAGCCGAACCAACATCGTTGTTGCGAGGAACGATCCTCTGTTTTTCCGTCCACCAATTCAAACCTTATACCTCTTAATTGCAAcatccatccaccaatcaagcACCTACCATCTTTTTAAAGGAATAGAGTTATGAACAGATAGATTTGAAGATGATGGGTCGAATGACCTGGAGCAGCCACATAGGTTTCTAATCTGCCACGTAAGCAAGCCAACTCAATTTTCCGTCCAAGAGTTAACGTTAGTAACAGCTAGTGACTTGATTGAAAGTTTTTATTAGTATAATTATTTGACTGAAagctttttgagtttgatgacctaAGTGAAAATTCGTACTCAGTTGAGTGAtgaaaacgccatttaacccttttattttcttgtaaaattcatatattcaatTGAAAATCAactacatttttataaaataaaaaatattgatatatttctTCAAGAAAAacgatttaaatattattattacgaCATTTATGTGGAAAAAAAGTGAAAACTGACTAAATAAATCTTCTGGAGCACCTCCAAATGGTCAAAATGGTTTGGGAAATTCTCGATGGTACACTCGTAGAATTGGTTTTTCTCAATGGTACCATCGCATTTCTGACTTCTACCAGTGGTACcctcgtacttttaatttactctctatggtACACTCGTATACTTTTGATCTACTCTCTattgatttcaaaatttaaaacaaattgtatatttaaagtCCTTGCGAAAAGTTACATAAATTCGACCCTTGaatcatgtaaaacagagtcaaaatgaGTGAGATATATTCAAACTTCATAACCAAACTTTGTCATTAATATCTCACTTATTTTGACTCcgttttacatgatttaagggtctatttcatgtaacttttcgcaaggatttcaaatatacaatttgttttacagtTTGAAATCAATAGAGAATAGATCAAAAGTACACGAGTGTACTATatagagtaa of Daucus carota subsp. sativus chromosome 3, DH1 v3.0, whole genome shotgun sequence contains these proteins:
- the LOC108212598 gene encoding aspartic proteinase CDR1 is translated as MEATKNMLLLIALTFLLSYTEANPSGFTVNLIHRDSTLSPYFNSSKTPYENLRNSVTRARARSAHFFTQNLDSSSSSFQSPLTAEPAEYLMKISVGTPPVDLLAVADTGSDLAWTQCEPCTQCYQQDTPLFNPEKSSTYVKQTCDSQACQSLSTTSCDDNNKCSYEVSYGDKSFSKGDLAFESLTFESTSGSPVVLPNISFGCGHINGGNFDKFTTGIVGLGNGPLSIVSQLNDTINGKFSYCLAPLGANVSSKVSFGSNAVVSGDGVQTTPFFTSDSGTFYYLDLESVSVGKTNVKFEKKKYTSNKAGADAGNIVIDSGTTITFLPTEFYQNFENEFKSSISSTPVEGAEGFSLCYRKEQGFEEKVPTVTFHFSGADLDLGASNTLLEVEEGVLCLAISQADDDMISIFGNVQQMNYLIGYDLVKETVSFKKSDCTNL